A stretch of Lathyrus oleraceus cultivar Zhongwan6 chromosome 6, CAAS_Psat_ZW6_1.0, whole genome shotgun sequence DNA encodes these proteins:
- the LOC127096185 gene encoding uncharacterized protein LOC127096185, whose translation MTVVNYMRNYGEDVSDVKIVEKILRTLTDKWNYIVCSIEEAKDIDQLFADALQSSLLYECQANYANLDESEEMVLMAYIDMFGGDRDNIWFIDSGCSNHMCGDSSLFCDLEKGFNEVVRLGNYASMNVVGKESVQLTVKGVNHLVRDVYYVPGLKNNLLSVGQLQERGLAVLMRSNMCRIYHHTKGLIFKTTMDAN comes from the exons ATGACGGTTGTAAATTACATGAGGAATTATGGGGAAGATGTGAGTGATGTCAAGATCGTTGAGAAGATTTTGAGAACACTTACTGATAAATGGAACTACATTGTTTGTTCCATTGAGGAAGCCAAGGACATAGATCAACTCTTTGCGGATGCCTTGCAAAGTTCTCTGCTC TATGAGTGCCAAGCAAATTATGCAAATTTGGATGAATCGGAAGAGATGGTGCTAATGGCATATATCGATATGTTTGGAGGTGATCGAGACAATATATGGTTTATTGACTCTGGATGTAGCAATCACATGTGTGGTGATTCATCTCTCTTCTGTGATTTAGAAAAGGGGTTCAACGAGGTGGTAAGATTGGGGAATTATGCAAGCATGAATGTTGTTGGAAAGGAAAGTGTTCAATTGACCGTAAAAGGAGTGAATCATCTTGTACGAGATGTGTATTATGTACCGGGGTTGAAGAATAATCTTCTCAGTGTTGGGCAGCTGCAAGAAAGGGGTTTGGCTGTACTGATGCGGTCAAATATGTGTCGGATTTATCACCACACAAAGGGATTGATTTTCAAAACTACCATGGATGCCAATTGA